A window of the Hyphomicrobiales bacterium genome harbors these coding sequences:
- the fusA gene encoding elongation factor G, translated as MAREYKIEDYRNFGIMAHIDAGKTTTTERILYYTGKSHKIGEVHDGAATMDWMAQEQERGITITSAATTTFWEGRDGKKRRFNIIDTPGHVDFTIEVERSLRVLDGAVALLDANAGVEPQTETVWRQADKYEVPRMIFVNKMDKTGADFYRCVEMIRDRLGAVPVPVQIPIGAETELKGVVDLIEMKALIWQGEDLGASWDVVDIPADLADRAAEYREMMIEAAVEADEDAMEQYLEGNEPDAETLRRIIRRGTIDNMFVPVLCGSAFKNKGVQPLLDAVVDFLPSPIDIPAIKGINPKDDSPMDRKASDEEPLSMLAFKLMDDQYGALTFCRIYSGVLQAGVTLTNTVKEKKERIGRMLLMHSIEREEIKEAYAGDIVAVVGLKDTVTGDTLSDTLKPVILERMEFPEPVIEIAIEPKTKVDQEKMGLALNRLAAEDPSFRVKTDEESGQTIMAGMGELHLDILVDRMKREFNVEANIGAPQVAYRETITKKFDADYTHKKQSGGSGQFARVKIEFEQNPEGEEFVFESKIVGGAVPKEYIPGVEKGLASVMDAGPVAGFPMLGVKATLYDGAYHDVDSSVLAFEIAARACFRENKNNLGAVLLEPIMKVEVVSPEEYTGSVIGDLTSRRGQVQGQDVRGNANVIDAMVPLANMFGYINTLRSMSQGRAQYSMQFDHYEQVPTALAQEIQSKLA; from the coding sequence ATGGCACGTGAATATAAAATAGAAGACTACCGTAACTTTGGTATTATGGCTCACATCGATGCGGGTAAAACCACAACGACAGAGCGTATTCTTTATTACACTGGTAAAAGCCACAAGATTGGTGAAGTTCATGATGGCGCAGCCACTATGGACTGGATGGCGCAAGAGCAAGAGCGTGGTATTACAATCACATCTGCTGCGACAACCACATTCTGGGAAGGCCGTGATGGCAAGAAGCGTCGCTTCAACATCATCGACACTCCTGGCCACGTTGACTTTACAATTGAAGTTGAGCGTTCACTCCGCGTTCTCGATGGTGCAGTAGCGCTTCTCGATGCAAATGCTGGTGTTGAGCCGCAAACAGAGACTGTTTGGCGTCAGGCTGATAAATACGAAGTTCCACGCATGATTTTTGTCAACAAAATGGACAAAACAGGCGCTGACTTTTACCGTTGCGTTGAAATGATCCGTGATCGCCTTGGTGCGGTACCGGTTCCAGTTCAAATCCCAATCGGTGCAGAAACTGAACTTAAAGGCGTTGTTGATCTTATCGAGATGAAGGCGTTGATCTGGCAGGGTGAAGACCTTGGCGCATCATGGGATGTTGTTGATATCCCTGCTGATCTTGCAGACAGAGCCGCTGAATACCGTGAAATGATGATCGAAGCTGCTGTTGAGGCAGATGAAGATGCAATGGAACAATACCTTGAAGGTAATGAGCCAGACGCTGAAACACTTCGTCGCATTATTCGCCGCGGTACAATCGACAATATGTTCGTTCCAGTGCTTTGTGGTTCTGCCTTTAAAAACAAGGGTGTACAGCCGCTTCTAGATGCTGTTGTTGATTTCCTTCCATCTCCGATCGATATTCCGGCGATTAAAGGTATCAACCCTAAAGACGATAGCCCAATGGACCGTAAAGCTTCGGATGAAGAGCCGCTTTCTATGCTCGCATTCAAGCTTATGGATGACCAATATGGCGCACTAACATTCTGCCGCATCTACTCAGGTGTTTTGCAAGCAGGTGTTACTTTGACAAACACAGTCAAAGAGAAAAAAGAACGTATCGGTCGTATGTTGCTTATGCATTCAATCGAACGCGAAGAAATCAAAGAAGCTTATGCTGGTGATATCGTTGCTGTTGTTGGTTTGAAAGACACAGTAACAGGTGACACCCTTAGTGATACCTTGAAGCCGGTTATTTTGGAACGCATGGAGTTCCCTGAGCCAGTGATTGAAATCGCTATCGAGCCAAAAACAAAAGTCGACCAAGAAAAAATGGGTCTTGCCCTTAATCGTCTTGCTGCTGAGGATCCGTCCTTCCGCGTTAAAACAGACGAAGAATCTGGCCAAACAATTATGGCTGGTATGGGTGAGTTGCACCTCGACATCTTGGTTGATCGTATGAAGCGCGAATTCAACGTTGAAGCGAATATCGGTGCACCACAGGTTGCTTACCGTGAAACGATCACGAAGAAATTCGATGCTGACTACACTCACAAGAAGCAGTCTGGTGGTTCTGGTCAATTCGCTCGCGTTAAGATCGAATTTGAACAAAACCCAGAGGGCGAAGAGTTTGTATTCGAAAGCAAGATCGTTGGTGGTGCTGTTCCTAAAGAATACATCCCTGGCGTTGAAAAAGGTCTCGCAAGCGTAATGGATGCTGGCCCAGTTGCTGGTTTCCCAATGCTTGGTGTTAAAGCAACACTTTATGATGGTGCTTACCACGACGTTGACTCAAGCGTACTTGCTTTTGAAATTGCGGCGCGTGCTTGTTTCCGCGAAAACAAAAACAACCTTGGTGCGGTTCTTCTTGAGCCAATCATGAAGGTAGAAGTTGTATCTCCTGAAGAGTACACAGGATCTGTAATTGGCGATCTGACATCACGTCGGGGCCAAGTTCAGGGTCAAGATGTTCGCGGCAACGCAAACGTTATTGACGCTATGGTGCCTTTGGCCAATATGTTTGGCTATATCAATACACTGCGCTCTATGTCTCAGGGCCGTGCGCAGT
- the rpsG gene encoding 30S ribosomal protein S7, protein MSRRHRAEKRDVIPDPKFGDIVITKFMNSVMRDGKKSIAERIVYGALDQMEEKTKSDPVQMFHDALQNVMPQVEVRSRRVGGATYQVPVEVRTERRQALAIRWMLSAARGRNERTMVERLSGELLDAANGRGTAVKKREDTHRMAEANRAFSHYRW, encoded by the coding sequence ATGTCACGTCGTCATAGAGCAGAAAAACGCGATGTCATTCCGGATCCAAAATTCGGTGATATCGTAATCACAAAATTCATGAACTCCGTCATGCGCGACGGTAAGAAATCGATCGCAGAGCGGATCGTTTACGGCGCGCTTGATCAGATGGAAGAAAAAACAAAGTCTGATCCAGTTCAAATGTTCCACGATGCACTTCAAAACGTGATGCCTCAAGTTGAGGTTCGTTCACGTCGTGTTGGTGGTGCAACGTATCAGGTTCCTGTTGAGGTTCGTACAGAGCGTCGTCAGGCTCTCGCAATTCGTTGGATGCTTTCAGCCGCTCGCGGTCGTAATGAGCGCACAATGGTTGAGCGTTTGTCTGGTGAGTTGCTAGATGCAGCAAACGGTCGCGGTACAGCAGTTAAGAAGCGTGAAGATACACACCGGATGGCTGAAGCCAACCGTGCGTTCTCTCACTATCGTTGGTAG